Proteins from a single region of Canis aureus isolate CA01 chromosome 26, VMU_Caureus_v.1.0, whole genome shotgun sequence:
- the NELFCD gene encoding negative elongation factor C/D isoform X3 produces MRPARARSRERMAGAAPGAIMDEDYFGSAAEWGDEADGGQQEDDYGEGEDDAEVQQECLHKFSTRDYIMEPSIFNTLKRYFQAGGSPENVIQLLSENYTAVAQTVNLLAEWLIQTGVEPVQVQETVENHLKSLLIKHFDPRKADSIFTEEGETPAWLEQMIAHTTWRDLFYKLAEAHPDCLMLNFTVKLISDAGYQGEITSVSTACQQLEVFSRVLRTSLATILDGGEENLEKNLPEFAMVCHGEHTYLFAQAMMSVLAQEEQGGSAVRRIAQEVQRFAQEKGHDASQITLALGTAASYPRACQALGAMLSKGALNPADITVLFKMFTSMDPPPVELIRVPAFLDLFMQSLFKPGARINQDHKHKYIHILAYAASVVETWKKNKRVGINKDELKSTSKAVETVHNLCCNENKGASELVAELSTLYQCIRFPVVAMGVLKWVDWTVSEPRYFQLQTDHTPVHLALLDEISTCHQLLHPQVLQLLVKLFETEHSQLDVMEQLELKKTLLDRMVHLLSRGYVLPVVSYIRKCLEKLDTDISLIRYFVTEVLDVIAPPYTSDFVQLFLPILENDSIAGTIKTEGEHDPVTEFIAHCKSNFILVN; encoded by the exons ATGCGCCCTGCTCGCGCGCGCTCACGGGAAAGGATGGCGGGGGCCGCGCCGGGCGCCATCATGGACGAGGACTACTTCGGGAGCGCGGCCGAATGGGGCGACGAGGCGGACGGTGGCCAG CAGGAGGATGAttatggagagggagaagatgacGCAGAGGTCCAGCAAGAATGCCTACATAAGTTTTCTACCCGGGATTATATAATGGAGCCCTCCATCTTTAACACTCTGAAGAG GTATTTTCAGGCAGGTGGTTCTCCGGAGAATGTTATCCAGCTCTTATCTGAAAACTACACTGCCGTGGCCCAGACTGTCAACCTGCTGGCTGAGTGGCTCATTCAGACAG gtGTTGAGCCAGTACAGGTTCAGGAAACTGTGGAAAATCATTTGAAGAGTTTACTGATCAAACATTTCGATCCTCGCAAAGCAGATTCTATTTTTACTGAAGAAGGAGAG ACCCCAGCTTGGCTTGAACAAATGATTGCACACACCACGTGGAGAGATCTTTTTTATAAACTGGCTGAAGCCCATCCAGACTGTTTGATGCTTAACTTCACTGTTAAG CTTATTTCTGATGCAGGGTACCAAGGGGAGATTACCAGCGTGTCCACAGCCTGCCAGCAGTTGGAAGTGTTTTCTAGAGTACTCCGTACCTCTTTAGCTACGATTTTGGATGGAGGAGAggaaaacctggaaaaaaatcTCCCTGAGTTTGCt ATGGTGTGCCACGGGGAGCACACGTACCTGTTTGCCCAGGCCATGATGTCTGTGCTGGCCCAAGAAGAGCAAGGCGGCTCTGCCGTGCGCAGGATTGCTCAGGAAGTGCAGCGCTTTGCCCAGGAGAA GGGTCATGATGCCAGTCAGATCACATTAGCCCTGGGCACCGCTGCCTCCTACCCCAGGGCTTGTCAGGCCCTTGGGGCTATGCTGTCCAAAGGAGCCCTGAATCCGGCCGACATCACAGTCCTGTTCAAGATGTTCACAAGCATGGACCCACCTCCTGTTGAACTC ATCCGGGTGCCGGCCTTCCTGGACCTGTTCATGCAGTCGCTCTTTAAACCGGGGGCCAGAATCAACCAGGACCACAAGCACAAATACATTCATATCTTGGCCTACGCAGCAAGCGTGGTTGAAACCTGGAAGAAG AACAAGCGTGTGGGCATCAACAAGGACGAACTGAAGTCAACGTCAAAAGCCGTGGAGACCGTGCACAACTTGTGCTGTAACGAGAACAAAGGGGCCTCTGAACTAGTGGCAGAGCTGAGCACACTTTATCAGTGTATCAG GTTTCCAGTGGTGGCAATGGGTGTGCTGAAGTGGGTGGACTGGACTGTGTCGGAGCCGAGGTACTTCCAGCTGCAGACCGACCACACCCCCGTGCACCTGGCCTTGCTGGACGAG ATCAGCACCTGCCACCAGCTCCTGCACCCCCAGGTCCTGCAGCTGCTGGTTAAGCTTTTTGAGACTGAGCACTCCCAGCTGGACGTGATGGAGCAG ctcGAGTTGAAGAAGACCCTGTTGGACAGGATGGTTCACCTGCTGAGTCGAGGTTATGTACTTCCTGTTGTCAGTTACATCCGAAAGTGTCTGGAGAAGCTGGACACTGACATTTCACTCATTCGCTATTTTGTAACCGAG GTACTAGATGTCATTGCTCCTCCGTACACGTCTGATTTTGTGCAGCTTTTCCTCCCCATCTTGGAAAATGACAGCATCGCTGGCACCATTAAAACAGAAGGAGAACATGACCCTGTGACGGAATTTATAG CTCACTGCAAGTCCAACTTCATCCTGGTGAACTGA
- the NELFCD gene encoding negative elongation factor C/D isoform X1 gives MRPARARSRERMAGAAPGAIMDEDYFGSAAEWGDEADGGQQEDDYGEGEDDAEVQQECLHKFSTRDYIMEPSIFNTLKRYFQAGGSPENVIQLLSENYTAVAQTVNLLAEWLIQTGVEPVQVQETVENHLKSLLIKHFDPRKADSIFTEEGETPAWLEQMIAHTTWRDLFYKLAEAHPDCLMLNFTVKLISDAGYQGEITSVSTACQQLEVFSRVLRTSLATILDGGEENLEKNLPEFAKMVCHGEHTYLFAQAMMSVLAQEEQGGSAVRRIAQEVQRFAQEKGHDASQITLALGTAASYPRACQALGAMLSKGALNPADITVLFKMFTSMDPPPVELIRVPAFLDLFMQSLFKPGARINQDHKHKYIHILAYAASVVETWKKNKRVGINKDELKSTSKAVETVHNLCCNENKGASELVAELSTLYQCIRFPVVAMGVLKWVDWTVSEPRYFQLQTDHTPVHLALLDEISTCHQLLHPQVLQLLVKLFETEHSQLDVMEQLELKKTLLDRMVHLLSRGYVLPVVSYIRKCLEKLDTDISLIRYFVTEVLDVIAPPYTSDFVQLFLPILENDSIAGTIKTEGEHDPVTEFIAHCKSNFILVN, from the exons ATGCGCCCTGCTCGCGCGCGCTCACGGGAAAGGATGGCGGGGGCCGCGCCGGGCGCCATCATGGACGAGGACTACTTCGGGAGCGCGGCCGAATGGGGCGACGAGGCGGACGGTGGCCAG CAGGAGGATGAttatggagagggagaagatgacGCAGAGGTCCAGCAAGAATGCCTACATAAGTTTTCTACCCGGGATTATATAATGGAGCCCTCCATCTTTAACACTCTGAAGAG GTATTTTCAGGCAGGTGGTTCTCCGGAGAATGTTATCCAGCTCTTATCTGAAAACTACACTGCCGTGGCCCAGACTGTCAACCTGCTGGCTGAGTGGCTCATTCAGACAG gtGTTGAGCCAGTACAGGTTCAGGAAACTGTGGAAAATCATTTGAAGAGTTTACTGATCAAACATTTCGATCCTCGCAAAGCAGATTCTATTTTTACTGAAGAAGGAGAG ACCCCAGCTTGGCTTGAACAAATGATTGCACACACCACGTGGAGAGATCTTTTTTATAAACTGGCTGAAGCCCATCCAGACTGTTTGATGCTTAACTTCACTGTTAAG CTTATTTCTGATGCAGGGTACCAAGGGGAGATTACCAGCGTGTCCACAGCCTGCCAGCAGTTGGAAGTGTTTTCTAGAGTACTCCGTACCTCTTTAGCTACGATTTTGGATGGAGGAGAggaaaacctggaaaaaaatcTCCCTGAGTTTGCt AAGATGGTGTGCCACGGGGAGCACACGTACCTGTTTGCCCAGGCCATGATGTCTGTGCTGGCCCAAGAAGAGCAAGGCGGCTCTGCCGTGCGCAGGATTGCTCAGGAAGTGCAGCGCTTTGCCCAGGAGAA GGGTCATGATGCCAGTCAGATCACATTAGCCCTGGGCACCGCTGCCTCCTACCCCAGGGCTTGTCAGGCCCTTGGGGCTATGCTGTCCAAAGGAGCCCTGAATCCGGCCGACATCACAGTCCTGTTCAAGATGTTCACAAGCATGGACCCACCTCCTGTTGAACTC ATCCGGGTGCCGGCCTTCCTGGACCTGTTCATGCAGTCGCTCTTTAAACCGGGGGCCAGAATCAACCAGGACCACAAGCACAAATACATTCATATCTTGGCCTACGCAGCAAGCGTGGTTGAAACCTGGAAGAAG AACAAGCGTGTGGGCATCAACAAGGACGAACTGAAGTCAACGTCAAAAGCCGTGGAGACCGTGCACAACTTGTGCTGTAACGAGAACAAAGGGGCCTCTGAACTAGTGGCAGAGCTGAGCACACTTTATCAGTGTATCAG GTTTCCAGTGGTGGCAATGGGTGTGCTGAAGTGGGTGGACTGGACTGTGTCGGAGCCGAGGTACTTCCAGCTGCAGACCGACCACACCCCCGTGCACCTGGCCTTGCTGGACGAG ATCAGCACCTGCCACCAGCTCCTGCACCCCCAGGTCCTGCAGCTGCTGGTTAAGCTTTTTGAGACTGAGCACTCCCAGCTGGACGTGATGGAGCAG ctcGAGTTGAAGAAGACCCTGTTGGACAGGATGGTTCACCTGCTGAGTCGAGGTTATGTACTTCCTGTTGTCAGTTACATCCGAAAGTGTCTGGAGAAGCTGGACACTGACATTTCACTCATTCGCTATTTTGTAACCGAG GTACTAGATGTCATTGCTCCTCCGTACACGTCTGATTTTGTGCAGCTTTTCCTCCCCATCTTGGAAAATGACAGCATCGCTGGCACCATTAAAACAGAAGGAGAACATGACCCTGTGACGGAATTTATAG CTCACTGCAAGTCCAACTTCATCCTGGTGAACTGA
- the NELFCD gene encoding negative elongation factor C/D isoform X2 gives MRPARARSRERMAGAAPGAIMDEDYFGSAAEWGDEADGGQEDDYGEGEDDAEVQQECLHKFSTRDYIMEPSIFNTLKRYFQAGGSPENVIQLLSENYTAVAQTVNLLAEWLIQTGVEPVQVQETVENHLKSLLIKHFDPRKADSIFTEEGETPAWLEQMIAHTTWRDLFYKLAEAHPDCLMLNFTVKLISDAGYQGEITSVSTACQQLEVFSRVLRTSLATILDGGEENLEKNLPEFAKMVCHGEHTYLFAQAMMSVLAQEEQGGSAVRRIAQEVQRFAQEKGHDASQITLALGTAASYPRACQALGAMLSKGALNPADITVLFKMFTSMDPPPVELIRVPAFLDLFMQSLFKPGARINQDHKHKYIHILAYAASVVETWKKNKRVGINKDELKSTSKAVETVHNLCCNENKGASELVAELSTLYQCIRFPVVAMGVLKWVDWTVSEPRYFQLQTDHTPVHLALLDEISTCHQLLHPQVLQLLVKLFETEHSQLDVMEQLELKKTLLDRMVHLLSRGYVLPVVSYIRKCLEKLDTDISLIRYFVTEVLDVIAPPYTSDFVQLFLPILENDSIAGTIKTEGEHDPVTEFIAHCKSNFILVN, from the exons ATGCGCCCTGCTCGCGCGCGCTCACGGGAAAGGATGGCGGGGGCCGCGCCGGGCGCCATCATGGACGAGGACTACTTCGGGAGCGCGGCCGAATGGGGCGACGAGGCGGACGGTGGCCAG GAGGATGAttatggagagggagaagatgacGCAGAGGTCCAGCAAGAATGCCTACATAAGTTTTCTACCCGGGATTATATAATGGAGCCCTCCATCTTTAACACTCTGAAGAG GTATTTTCAGGCAGGTGGTTCTCCGGAGAATGTTATCCAGCTCTTATCTGAAAACTACACTGCCGTGGCCCAGACTGTCAACCTGCTGGCTGAGTGGCTCATTCAGACAG gtGTTGAGCCAGTACAGGTTCAGGAAACTGTGGAAAATCATTTGAAGAGTTTACTGATCAAACATTTCGATCCTCGCAAAGCAGATTCTATTTTTACTGAAGAAGGAGAG ACCCCAGCTTGGCTTGAACAAATGATTGCACACACCACGTGGAGAGATCTTTTTTATAAACTGGCTGAAGCCCATCCAGACTGTTTGATGCTTAACTTCACTGTTAAG CTTATTTCTGATGCAGGGTACCAAGGGGAGATTACCAGCGTGTCCACAGCCTGCCAGCAGTTGGAAGTGTTTTCTAGAGTACTCCGTACCTCTTTAGCTACGATTTTGGATGGAGGAGAggaaaacctggaaaaaaatcTCCCTGAGTTTGCt AAGATGGTGTGCCACGGGGAGCACACGTACCTGTTTGCCCAGGCCATGATGTCTGTGCTGGCCCAAGAAGAGCAAGGCGGCTCTGCCGTGCGCAGGATTGCTCAGGAAGTGCAGCGCTTTGCCCAGGAGAA GGGTCATGATGCCAGTCAGATCACATTAGCCCTGGGCACCGCTGCCTCCTACCCCAGGGCTTGTCAGGCCCTTGGGGCTATGCTGTCCAAAGGAGCCCTGAATCCGGCCGACATCACAGTCCTGTTCAAGATGTTCACAAGCATGGACCCACCTCCTGTTGAACTC ATCCGGGTGCCGGCCTTCCTGGACCTGTTCATGCAGTCGCTCTTTAAACCGGGGGCCAGAATCAACCAGGACCACAAGCACAAATACATTCATATCTTGGCCTACGCAGCAAGCGTGGTTGAAACCTGGAAGAAG AACAAGCGTGTGGGCATCAACAAGGACGAACTGAAGTCAACGTCAAAAGCCGTGGAGACCGTGCACAACTTGTGCTGTAACGAGAACAAAGGGGCCTCTGAACTAGTGGCAGAGCTGAGCACACTTTATCAGTGTATCAG GTTTCCAGTGGTGGCAATGGGTGTGCTGAAGTGGGTGGACTGGACTGTGTCGGAGCCGAGGTACTTCCAGCTGCAGACCGACCACACCCCCGTGCACCTGGCCTTGCTGGACGAG ATCAGCACCTGCCACCAGCTCCTGCACCCCCAGGTCCTGCAGCTGCTGGTTAAGCTTTTTGAGACTGAGCACTCCCAGCTGGACGTGATGGAGCAG ctcGAGTTGAAGAAGACCCTGTTGGACAGGATGGTTCACCTGCTGAGTCGAGGTTATGTACTTCCTGTTGTCAGTTACATCCGAAAGTGTCTGGAGAAGCTGGACACTGACATTTCACTCATTCGCTATTTTGTAACCGAG GTACTAGATGTCATTGCTCCTCCGTACACGTCTGATTTTGTGCAGCTTTTCCTCCCCATCTTGGAAAATGACAGCATCGCTGGCACCATTAAAACAGAAGGAGAACATGACCCTGTGACGGAATTTATAG CTCACTGCAAGTCCAACTTCATCCTGGTGAACTGA